The following are encoded together in the Candidatus Neomarinimicrobiota bacterium genome:
- a CDS encoding glycoside hydrolase family 3 N-terminal domain-containing protein: MKRINFLAKPITIITVMMLLFTSCASLAVLGGEGAWARATLKKLTLREKIAQMMLFHAMSMSFLNDESEEWQELVDLIQSDGIGGIHLSRGDVSSSLTMMNRLQKLSRVPILFDADIERGVGQRFPGSTDLPVLMAVGATGNPEYAYQTGRITALEGKAVGIHLNLMPVVDVNNNPANPIINTRSYGEDPQKVIEFSRAFIRGMRDNGMLGTAKHFPGPAATETDSHSNLAVIPSDSARLWSVELPPFIAAIEEGIDLVMTAHIRAPDYQPHAETPATLSKFWTTEVLRKQLGFKGVVITDAMDMGGVTQNYTDAYALIEAINAGNDIIIIKTYNLRRSIDIVEKAVRDGLISEDRINEAALKMLMLKEKVGLHRNRYTSQEQAYKLVGNPEFQQIVNEIAADAITLVKNEGDLVPLRATTEDDTVYVIDLYDYPYNHSLTLVTRGLMYSGLPVQPLQLDESDPPEYYESVVASIPESGRVVLNAFCSLGVRKDRIFLPDHQVQFVKALRERTDRLIVTSFGTPYLIQAFPEVPAYLAAYHYSGLMQRALAGALLGETAISGRLPITIPGVAEIGTGVQLPENPLEMEEPPPPPPHVVRALPEEVGADISHIRPMLEATVEDTAWPGGVLLAARNGKIFIHEAFGFHTYEKQHPTTRGDIFDLASVTKTVATTSAVMKLVELGQLGLDDKVVSYLPGFRGPDPEQTRMKSQVTVRHLLTHTSGWPEWQPVYLMGKTAEERLNSMYALPLVAPPGTQYAYSCKGFITLGKIVEKVTSQPLDQFVQDSIFQRLGMNSTYYNPPVTRFKRVVPTEVDTIYRHTLVKGVVHDENAYSIGGVSGNAGLFSTANDLAIFSQMMLNGGVYRDSVIFQPETVELFTQRANVLEGSSRCLGWDSPPGEESCGIYASSNSFGHTGFTGISLWVDPDSQMIVVLLTNAVHPHREWKIPKYFDWRQRVVSAVYECFPNAVPNPALIEQEATAPH; encoded by the coding sequence ATGAAACGCATTAATTTCCTGGCTAAACCCATTACCATCATAACCGTGATGATGCTTCTCTTCACGAGCTGCGCTTCACTGGCAGTTCTGGGCGGCGAGGGTGCCTGGGCACGGGCAACCCTCAAGAAACTCACCCTCCGGGAGAAAATCGCCCAGATGATGCTCTTTCACGCTATGAGTATGAGTTTCTTGAATGACGAGTCCGAGGAATGGCAGGAGCTCGTAGATCTGATTCAGAGTGATGGGATCGGAGGGATCCATCTCAGCCGCGGCGATGTGAGCAGCTCGCTTACCATGATGAACCGTTTGCAGAAGCTGTCCAGGGTTCCCATCCTGTTTGATGCCGACATCGAGCGGGGGGTAGGGCAGCGTTTCCCGGGTTCGACCGATCTACCAGTACTCATGGCCGTCGGTGCCACCGGGAATCCTGAGTATGCCTATCAGACGGGACGGATTACCGCCCTGGAAGGCAAGGCGGTGGGCATACACTTGAACCTGATGCCGGTTGTAGACGTGAACAACAATCCGGCCAATCCGATCATCAACACTCGCTCCTACGGCGAGGATCCACAAAAGGTGATCGAATTCTCTAGAGCATTTATCCGGGGTATGCGGGATAACGGTATGCTGGGTACCGCTAAGCATTTCCCCGGTCCCGCCGCCACCGAGACCGATTCCCACTCCAACCTGGCTGTCATCCCCAGTGATTCTGCCCGATTATGGTCTGTGGAGCTACCACCTTTTATCGCTGCTATCGAGGAAGGTATCGATCTTGTAATGACGGCGCACATACGCGCGCCGGATTACCAGCCCCATGCTGAAACACCGGCAACCCTCTCGAAATTCTGGACAACCGAAGTGCTGCGCAAGCAGCTCGGTTTCAAGGGTGTTGTGATCACCGATGCCATGGATATGGGCGGGGTTACCCAGAACTATACGGATGCCTACGCCCTCATCGAGGCTATCAACGCCGGGAATGATATTATTATTATTAAGACTTATAACCTACGCAGGTCTATAGACATTGTAGAGAAAGCGGTTCGTGACGGCTTGATCAGCGAGGATCGCATCAACGAGGCAGCCCTGAAGATGCTGATGTTGAAGGAGAAGGTAGGTCTGCACAGGAATCGCTACACCAGCCAGGAACAGGCCTACAAGCTGGTGGGGAATCCCGAGTTCCAGCAGATTGTGAATGAAATCGCGGCCGACGCGATCACGCTGGTGAAAAACGAAGGCGACCTGGTGCCGCTCCGGGCTACCACCGAGGATGACACCGTGTATGTCATTGACCTGTACGATTACCCGTACAACCATAGCCTGACGCTGGTGACCCGTGGACTGATGTACAGCGGCCTGCCGGTCCAGCCCCTGCAGCTGGACGAATCGGACCCGCCCGAGTACTATGAGTCGGTAGTGGCGTCCATCCCTGAATCGGGCCGGGTGGTGCTCAACGCTTTCTGCAGCCTCGGTGTACGTAAGGACCGCATCTTCCTGCCGGACCATCAGGTGCAGTTTGTCAAGGCCCTGCGCGAACGCACCGACCGGTTGATTGTGACCAGTTTCGGCACGCCCTACCTAATCCAGGCTTTCCCCGAGGTGCCGGCCTATCTGGCGGCCTACCATTACAGCGGCCTGATGCAGCGGGCCCTGGCCGGGGCGCTGCTGGGGGAGACGGCCATCTCCGGCCGCCTGCCTATTACCATCCCGGGTGTGGCCGAGATCGGTACCGGCGTCCAGCTGCCAGAGAATCCTCTGGAGATGGAAGAACCGCCGCCGCCCCCTCCGCACGTGGTGCGTGCGCTACCGGAGGAAGTCGGAGCCGATATATCGCACATCCGACCTATGTTGGAAGCTACAGTGGAGGATACGGCCTGGCCCGGTGGCGTGCTCCTGGCGGCCAGAAACGGCAAGATATTCATCCACGAGGCCTTCGGATTTCACACCTATGAGAAGCAGCATCCCACCACCCGAGGTGACATTTTTGACTTGGCCTCGGTCACTAAGACAGTGGCTACCACATCCGCGGTGATGAAACTGGTTGAGCTGGGCCAACTGGGTCTGGATGACAAGGTGGTCTCCTACCTGCCCGGCTTTCGAGGCCCCGACCCCGAACAGACCCGGATGAAGTCCCAGGTGACCGTCCGGCACCTGCTCACCCACACTTCCGGATGGCCAGAATGGCAACCTGTCTACCTGATGGGCAAGACCGCAGAAGAACGGTTAAACAGCATGTATGCCTTGCCCCTGGTTGCCCCGCCCGGGACACAGTACGCATACTCCTGCAAGGGCTTCATTACGCTGGGTAAGATCGTGGAGAAAGTTACCAGTCAGCCACTGGACCAATTCGTCCAGGACAGCATCTTTCAGCGGCTGGGCATGAATTCCACCTATTACAATCCCCCGGTCACCCGTTTCAAACGCGTCGTACCGACGGAGGTGGATACTATCTATCGCCACACGCTGGTGAAAGGGGTGGTCCACGACGAGAACGCCTACAGCATTGGGGGCGTGTCAGGGAACGCGGGACTGTTTTCTACGGCGAACGATCTGGCCATTTTCTCCCAGATGATGTTGAACGGTGGAGTATACCGGGACTCGGTGATTTTCCAGCCGGAGACGGTGGAGCTGTTCACCCAGCGGGCCAACGTGCTGGAGGGCAGCTCTCGCTGCCTGGGTTGGGATAGTCCCCCCGGAGAAGAATCGTGCGGAATCTACGCCAGCAGTAACAGCTTCGGACATACCGGTTTCACCGGCATTTCCCTGTGGGTCGATCCTGACAGCCAGATGATCGTCGTCCTGCTAACCAATGCGGTTCATCCCCATAGGGAGTGGAAGATCCCCAAATACTTTGACTGGAGGCAGCGGGTTGTCTCCGCCGTTTATGAGTGCTTCCCCAATGCGGTGCCCAACCCGGCACTGATAGAACAGGAGGCCACAGCCCCACATTAG